The following are from one region of the Pseudomonas lalucatii genome:
- a CDS encoding tRNA-uridine aminocarboxypropyltransferase, translating into MSHAVARLRAARLARSVKPFVARGSRAIRCPRCRLVPSHCLCSWRPRVEVQSAMCLLMHDVEALKPSNTGWLIADVVADTTAFGWLRTEVDPGLPALLAEPHWQPYLVFPGEYAAPERVVSEVDVAPGKRPLFVLLDATWTEARKMFRKSPYLDSLPVLSFKPEQLSRYRLRRSTRGEHLCTAEVAALCLELAGDRRAGEALGAYLDVFSQHYLAAKGQRAIDPQDPLHQRLLPFL; encoded by the coding sequence ATGAGTCACGCCGTTGCCCGATTGCGTGCCGCCCGCCTTGCGCGCAGCGTGAAGCCCTTTGTCGCGCGCGGTTCCCGCGCCATCCGCTGCCCGCGTTGCCGGCTGGTGCCCAGTCATTGCCTGTGCAGCTGGCGCCCGCGGGTCGAGGTGCAGTCGGCCATGTGCCTGCTGATGCACGATGTCGAGGCGCTCAAACCGAGCAACACCGGCTGGCTGATCGCCGACGTGGTGGCCGATACCACGGCCTTCGGCTGGCTGCGCACCGAGGTCGACCCGGGCTTGCCGGCGTTGCTGGCCGAGCCGCACTGGCAGCCCTACCTGGTGTTTCCCGGCGAGTATGCCGCGCCCGAGCGGGTGGTCAGCGAGGTCGACGTGGCGCCGGGCAAGCGGCCGCTGTTCGTGCTGCTCGATGCGACCTGGACCGAGGCGCGCAAGATGTTTCGCAAGAGCCCTTACCTAGACAGCCTGCCGGTGCTCAGTTTCAAGCCGGAGCAGTTGTCGCGCTATCGCCTGCGCCGCTCTACCCGCGGCGAGCACCTGTGCACCGCCGAGGTCGCCGCACTCTGCCTCGAGCTGGCCGGCGACCGGCGCGCCGGCGAGGCGCTGGGCGCCTACCTGGATGTGTTCAGCCAGCACTACCTGGCGGCTAAAGGGCAGCGCGCGATCGATCCGCAGGATCCGCTGCATCAGCGCCTGCTGCCGTTTCTGTGA
- a CDS encoding quorum-sensing-regulated virulence factor family protein yields MLRTTALTLALCLPFYAQAASLKDHELTRMLEQVARQSSQGSPRAINADILDRGYTVEGNELINHLSVRAGHAAQMRGNPDTVRAQLADSVCGNAGYRRLLAQGAVLRYQFSEYRSNRPVTSERFAKADCNLP; encoded by the coding sequence ATGTTGCGCACCACCGCCCTGACCCTCGCCCTGTGCCTGCCCTTCTACGCCCAGGCCGCCTCGCTCAAGGACCACGAGCTGACCCGGATGCTGGAGCAGGTCGCCCGGCAGAGCAGCCAGGGCTCGCCGCGGGCCATCAACGCCGACATCCTCGACCGCGGCTACACCGTCGAGGGCAACGAGCTGATCAACCACCTCAGCGTACGGGCCGGCCACGCCGCACAGATGCGCGGCAATCCCGACACGGTAAGGGCGCAACTGGCCGATAGCGTGTGCGGCAATGCCGGCTACCGCCGCCTGCTGGCCCAGGGTGCGGTGCTGCGCTACCAGTTCAGCGAGTACCGGAGCAACCGCCCGGTGACCAGCGAGCGCTTCGCCAAGGCCGATTGCAACCTGCCGTGA